One Littorina saxatilis isolate snail1 linkage group LG12, US_GU_Lsax_2.0, whole genome shotgun sequence genomic region harbors:
- the LOC138981237 gene encoding myb-like protein X, with translation MKENGKDKEETKHTEKIRRDERERERQGRGERERERQGRDEEKGKDKEETKENGKDKEETKEKGKDKEETKENGKDKEETKENGKDKEETKEKGKDKEETKEKGKEKEETKEKGKDKEETKENEKDNEETKENGKDKEETKENGKDKEEAKEKGKTRRDERERERQGRDERERERQGRDERERKDKEETKEKGKEKEETTKEKGKDKEETKENGKDKEETKENGKDNEETKENGKDKEETKENGKDNEETKEKEKDKEETKEKGKDKEETKENGKDKEETKEKEKDKEETKEKDKEEMKENGKDKEEMKENGKDKEETKENGKDKEETKEKEKDKEETKEKDKEEMKENGKDKEETKEKGKDKEETKENGKDNEEAKENGKDKEEMKENGKEKEEMKENGKDNEEAKENGKDKEEMKENGKDNEETKENGKDKEETKENGKDKEETKENGKDKEETKENGKDNEEAKENGKDKEEMKENGKDKEEMKENGKDKEETKEKDKEEAKENGKDKEEMKENGKDKEETKEKDKEEAKENGKDKEETKENGKDKEEMKENGKEKEETKENGKDKEEAKENGKDKEEAKENGKDKEEMKENGKEKEETKENGKDKEETKENGKDKEETKEKGKDKEETKENGKDKEEAKEKGKDKEVIKENGKDKEETKEKGKDKDETKEKGKDKEETKENGKDNEETKENGKDKEEAKENGKDKEEAKENG, from the exons ATGAAAGAGAACGGGAAAGACAAGGAAGAGACGAAACACACCGAAAAGATAA gaagagacgaaagagaaagggaaagacAAGGAAGAGGCGAAAGAGAACGGGAAAGACAAGGAAGAGACGAAGAGAAAGGGAAAGACAAggaagagacgaaagagaacgggaaggacaaggaagagacgaaagagaaagggaaagacaaggaagagacgaaagagaacgggaaagacaaggaagagacgaaagagaacgggaaggacaaggaagagacgaaagagaaagggaaagacAAGGAAGAG acgaaagagaaagggaaagagaaggaagagacgaaagagaaagggaaagacaaggaagagacgaaagagaacgaGAAAGACAAtgaagagacgaaagagaacgggaaagacaaggaagagacgaaagagaacggGAAAGACAAGGAAGAGGCGAAAGAGAAAGGAAAGACAaggagagacgaaagagaaagggaaagacaaggaagagacgaaagagaaagggaaagacaaggaagagacgaaagagaaaggaaagacaaggaagagacgaaagagaaagggaaagagaaggaagagacg acgaaagagaaagggaaagacaaggaagagacgaaagagaacgggaaagacaaggaagagacgaaagagaacggGAAAGACAAtgaagagacgaaagagaacgggaaagacaaggaagagacgaaagagaacggGAAAGACAAtgaagagacgaaagagaaagagaaagacaaggaagagacgaaagagaaagggaaagacaaggaagagacgaaagagaacgggaaagacaaggaagagacgaaagagaaagagaaagacaaggaagagacgaaagagaaagacaaggaAGAGATGAAAGAGAACGGGAAAGACAAGGAAGAGATGAAAGAGAACGGGAAAGACAAggaagagacgaaagagaacgggaaagacaaggaagagacgaaagagaaagagaaagacaaggaagagacgaaagagaaagacaaggaAGAGATGAAAGAGAACGGGAAAGACAAggaagagacgaaagagaaagggaaagacaaggaagagacgaaagagaacggGAAAGACAATGAAGAGGCGAAAGAGAACGGGAAAGACAAGGAAGAGATGAAAGAGAACGGGAAAGAGAAGGAAGAGATGAAAGAGAACGGGAAAGACAATGAAGAGGCGAAAGAGAACGGGAAAGACAAGGAAGAGATGAAAGAGAACGGGAAAGACAAtgaagagacgaaagagaacgggaaagacaaggaagagacgaaagagaacgggaaagacaaggaagagacgaaagagaacgggaaagacaaggaagagacgaaagagaacggGAAAGACAATGAAGAGGCGAAAGAGAACGGGAAAGACAAGGAAGAGATGAAAGAGAACGGGAAAGACAAGGAAGAGATGAAAGAGAACGGGAAAGACAAggaagagacgaaagagaaagacaaggaAGAGGCGAAAGAGAACGGGAAAGACAAGGAAGAGATGAAAGAGAACGGGAAAGACAAggaagagacgaaagagaaagacaaggaAGAGGCGAAAGAGAACGGGAAAGACAAggaagagacgaaagagaacggGAAAGACAAGGAAGAGATGAAAGAGAACGGGAAAGAGAAggaagagacgaaagagaacggGAAAGACAAGGAAGAGGCGAAAGAGAACGGGAAAGACAAGGAAGAGGCGAAAGAGAACGGGAAAGACAAGGAAGAGATGAAAGAGAACGGGAAAGAGAAggaagagacgaaagagaacgggaaagacaaggaagagacgaaagagaacgggaaagacaaggaagagacgaaagagaaagggaaagacaaggaagagacgaaagagaacgggaaagacaaggaagaggcgaaagagaaagggaaagacAAGGAAGTGATAAAAGAGAACGGGAAAGACAAggaagagacgaaagagaaagggaaagacaaggatgagacgaaagagaaagggaaagacaaggaagagacgaaagagaacggGAAAGACAAtgaagagacgaaagagaacggGAAAGACAAGGAAGAGGCGAAAGAGAACGGGAAAGACAAGGAAGAGGCGAAAGAGAACGGGTAA